The Microbacterium foliorum genome has a window encoding:
- a CDS encoding YihY/virulence factor BrkB family protein: MSDRDRGATGSGRVDAAVERATALTQRTLALFPVRVWRHFLQHNGFLLAAGVSYQALFAIFAAIYLAFAVTGLWLGGSTEAVDGVIALVNGYVPNLILDEGGVFTPAQVQEIAANTTGVLSVTGLIALGTVIWTAIGWVTFSRRATRDIFGLPPDLRSYFLLKARDLLAALLFGIALIAGSVLSSASAAALTWILGLVGWDSGSTGWEISIRIGTILFSFVLLSSALAAMVRFLTGTSLDWVVIWPGALLGGGAMTVLQFGVGFLLSYTPANPLLATFAIFVGLLLWFRINGVVMLVASSWIAVAAKDRDVPLLHMSDAERRAAEHRTLLRAARIRVREARSAADEAPWFRAFAARRAVRAAESDLHALEASAPPPPQTGSPLVQRLLAETERTSPDVSRPR; this comes from the coding sequence GTGTCTGATCGTGATCGCGGTGCCACCGGCTCCGGTCGCGTCGACGCCGCCGTCGAGCGGGCGACCGCCCTGACGCAGCGGACCCTCGCGCTGTTCCCCGTGCGAGTGTGGCGACACTTCCTGCAGCACAACGGGTTCCTCCTCGCCGCGGGCGTGAGCTATCAGGCCCTGTTCGCGATCTTCGCGGCGATCTATCTGGCATTCGCCGTCACCGGGCTCTGGCTGGGCGGCAGCACCGAGGCGGTCGACGGCGTGATCGCCCTCGTGAACGGCTACGTCCCCAACCTGATCCTCGACGAGGGAGGCGTGTTCACCCCGGCGCAGGTGCAGGAGATCGCGGCGAACACCACCGGCGTGCTGAGCGTGACGGGCCTGATCGCCCTCGGCACCGTCATCTGGACCGCCATCGGCTGGGTCACCTTCTCGCGGCGGGCGACGAGGGACATCTTCGGGCTGCCGCCGGATCTGCGCAGCTACTTCCTGCTGAAGGCACGGGATCTGCTGGCCGCGCTGCTCTTCGGGATCGCGCTGATCGCGGGCTCCGTCCTCAGCTCCGCGAGCGCGGCCGCGCTGACGTGGATCCTCGGCCTCGTCGGCTGGGATTCCGGCTCGACGGGCTGGGAGATCAGCATCCGCATCGGCACGATCCTCTTCTCCTTCGTCCTGCTCTCGAGCGCTCTCGCCGCGATGGTGCGCTTTCTGACGGGGACCTCGCTCGACTGGGTCGTGATCTGGCCCGGCGCGCTGCTGGGCGGGGGCGCGATGACCGTGCTGCAGTTCGGGGTGGGATTCCTGCTGAGCTACACCCCCGCGAACCCCCTCCTCGCGACGTTCGCGATCTTCGTCGGCCTGCTGCTCTGGTTCCGGATCAACGGTGTCGTGATGCTGGTGGCATCCTCGTGGATCGCGGTCGCCGCGAAGGATCGTGATGTGCCGCTGCTGCACATGTCCGACGCGGAGCGGCGAGCGGCCGAGCACCGCACGCTGCTGCGGGCGGCGCGCATCCGCGTGCGGGAGGCCCGTTCGGCCGCTGACGAGGCGCCCTGGTTCCGCGCCTTCGCAGCGCGACGTGCAGTGCGCGCGGCCGAATCCGATCTGCACGCGCTCGAGGCGTCCGCTCCTCCTCCGCCGCAGACGGGCTCGCCGCTCGTCCAGCGACTCCTGGCGGAGACGGAGCGCACGTCTCCTGATGTCAGCCGCCCTCGTTAG
- a CDS encoding succinate dehydrogenase iron-sulfur subunit → MSNAIAEAPAATTEEAAIQSFIVTFNIRRFDPEVDSEPHWVDYDVELFSTDRVLDALHKIKWEVDGSLTFRRSCAHGICGSDAMRINGRNRLACKTLIKDLDISKPIYVEAIKGLPLEKDLVVDMEPFFASYREVQPFLVANSVPEKGKERVQSIADREIFDDTTKCILCAACTSSCPVFWTDGQYFGPAAIVNAHRFIFDSRDDNAAVRLDILNDKEGVWRCRTTFNCSEACPRGIEVTKAIAEVKQAVLRGRP, encoded by the coding sequence ATGTCGAACGCCATCGCCGAAGCCCCCGCGGCCACGACCGAAGAGGCGGCGATCCAGTCCTTCATCGTCACCTTCAACATCCGCCGGTTCGACCCCGAGGTCGACTCCGAGCCGCACTGGGTCGACTACGACGTGGAGCTCTTCTCCACCGACCGCGTGCTCGACGCACTGCACAAGATCAAGTGGGAGGTCGACGGCTCGCTCACGTTCCGCCGTTCCTGCGCCCACGGCATCTGCGGCTCCGATGCGATGCGCATCAACGGTCGCAATCGTCTGGCCTGCAAGACGCTGATCAAGGACCTCGACATCTCGAAGCCGATCTACGTCGAGGCCATCAAGGGCCTTCCGCTCGAGAAGGACCTCGTCGTCGACATGGAGCCGTTCTTCGCCTCCTACCGCGAGGTCCAGCCGTTCCTCGTCGCCAACTCGGTGCCGGAGAAGGGCAAGGAGCGCGTCCAGAGCATCGCCGACCGCGAGATCTTCGACGACACGACCAAGTGCATCCTCTGCGCCGCGTGCACGTCCTCGTGCCCGGTGTTCTGGACCGACGGGCAGTACTTCGGCCCCGCCGCGATCGTGAACGCGCATCGATTCATCTTCGACTCGCGCGATGACAACGCCGCCGTGCGCCTCGACATCCTCAACGACAAAGAGGGCGTGTGGCGCTGCCGCACCACCTTCAACTGCTCCGAGGCGTGCCCCCGCGGCATCGAGGTCACCAAGGCCATCGCCGAGGTCAAGCAGGCCGTGCTGCGCGGGCGTCCCTGA
- a CDS encoding succinate dehydrogenase hydrophobic membrane anchor subunit, producing MTAQTVAAPARARRGFNLEKWGWLFMRGSGVVLVVLIFGHLFINLMVGEGIHALDFAFIAGKFATPFWQWWDVLMLWLALIHGANGMRTIVNDYVTNNTARKALTWALGLAAALLIILGTLVVFTFDPCLGVTETSTLWEQCQTLGK from the coding sequence ATGACCGCTCAGACCGTCGCCGCTCCGGCACGCGCCCGCCGCGGATTCAACCTCGAGAAGTGGGGCTGGCTGTTCATGCGCGGCTCCGGCGTCGTCCTCGTCGTGCTGATCTTCGGCCACCTGTTCATCAACCTGATGGTCGGCGAGGGCATCCACGCCCTCGACTTCGCGTTCATCGCGGGCAAGTTCGCCACTCCGTTCTGGCAGTGGTGGGACGTCCTCATGCTCTGGCTTGCACTGATCCACGGTGCCAACGGCATGCGGACGATCGTCAACGACTATGTCACGAACAACACCGCCCGCAAGGCGCTGACCTGGGCCCTCGGCCTGGCTGCGGCCCTGCTCATCATCCTCGGCACGCTGGTCGTCTTCACCTTCGACCCGTGCCTCGGCGTGACCGAGACGAGCACGCTGTGGGAACAGTGCCAGACGCTGGGCAAGTAG
- a CDS encoding ABC transporter permease: MSGTTPQAGSNEGSGDQLSLNTTTTLRDSADVPPPPRGNVILKEMLRGSAVTTILAIFLALVVGGILIALTNEDVLTASGYFFQRPSDTIAAVWNAVYNGYEALFRGAIFNARGADFATQIRPLTNTLGFAAPLIAAGLGVALAFRVGLFNIGARGQMLIGVAVAGLLTFQLDLPFWLHIPVTLIAGIAGGALWGAIAGLIKARTGAHEVILTIMLNYVAYYLLLWMIRTPGLLQKPGTNQALGYATPESAQFPELLGPQFPLLDFGFVLVIVATLFVWWLIERSSLGMRMRAVGENPHAARAAGISVQRVYVYAMLLAGALAGLAGMNQIQGAVTTGLTETIDAGIGFDAITVALLGRSRAWGTFAAGILFGALKAGSFSMQAQDIPVDIVLVVQSLVVLFIAAPPLLRAVFFLPKTDAEKAAKSRAKAAKKAVTA, translated from the coding sequence ATGAGCGGTACGACGCCGCAGGCCGGCTCGAACGAGGGGTCGGGCGATCAGCTCTCGCTGAACACGACGACCACTCTGCGCGACTCCGCAGACGTGCCGCCGCCCCCTCGGGGCAACGTCATACTGAAGGAGATGCTGCGGGGGAGCGCCGTCACCACGATCCTCGCGATCTTCCTCGCGCTCGTCGTCGGCGGCATCCTGATCGCCCTCACGAACGAGGACGTCCTCACCGCATCCGGCTACTTCTTCCAGCGTCCGAGCGACACGATCGCCGCCGTGTGGAACGCCGTCTACAACGGGTACGAGGCTCTGTTCCGAGGCGCGATCTTCAACGCGCGCGGCGCGGATTTCGCCACTCAGATCCGTCCGCTGACGAACACGCTCGGCTTCGCCGCCCCGCTCATCGCGGCCGGTCTCGGCGTGGCCCTCGCGTTCCGCGTCGGTCTGTTCAACATCGGCGCCCGCGGTCAGATGCTCATCGGCGTCGCGGTCGCCGGACTCCTGACCTTCCAGCTCGATCTGCCGTTCTGGCTGCACATCCCGGTGACGCTGATCGCCGGCATCGCCGGCGGTGCACTGTGGGGAGCCATCGCCGGACTGATCAAGGCCCGCACCGGGGCGCACGAGGTCATCCTCACGATCATGCTGAACTACGTGGCCTATTACCTGCTGCTGTGGATGATCCGCACCCCCGGCCTGCTCCAGAAGCCCGGCACCAACCAGGCGCTCGGCTATGCCACGCCGGAGAGCGCGCAGTTCCCCGAGCTGCTCGGCCCGCAGTTCCCCCTGCTCGACTTCGGCTTCGTCCTCGTCATCGTGGCGACGCTGTTCGTCTGGTGGCTGATCGAGCGCTCGTCCCTCGGCATGCGGATGCGCGCCGTCGGCGAGAACCCGCACGCCGCCCGCGCCGCCGGAATCAGCGTGCAGCGCGTCTACGTCTACGCCATGCTGCTCGCCGGCGCGCTCGCCGGGCTCGCAGGCATGAACCAGATCCAGGGTGCGGTCACGACCGGCCTCACCGAGACCATCGACGCAGGCATCGGCTTCGACGCCATCACCGTCGCACTGCTCGGGCGCAGCCGCGCCTGGGGCACATTCGCCGCCGGCATCCTGTTCGGCGCGCTCAAGGCAGGGTCGTTCTCCATGCAGGCGCAGGACATCCCCGTCGACATCGTGCTGGTCGTCCAGTCGCTCGTCGTGCTGTTCATCGCCGCGCCGCCGCTGCTGCGCGCGGTGTTCTTCCTGCCGAAGACCGACGCGGAGAAGGCGGCCAAGTCGAGAGCCAAAGCCGCGAAGAAGGCGGTGACCGCATGA
- a CDS encoding exodeoxyribonuclease III: MPHLRIASVNVNGIRAAARNGMASWLDTADVDILTLQEVRGQDEHLEAALPGWTFVHDEATAKGRAGVAIASRIPALAARTDFGDPGFDSKGRWIEADFLIGDRPLTVVSAYVHSGEADTPKQDEKWKFLDAFGVRLAELGEGDRPLALVTGDLNVGHRELDIKNWRGNRKKAGFLPRERAYFDRFLGAVGETVEGVDGTIGEGLGWVDVGRTFHGEVEGPYTWWSMRGQAFDNDSGWRIDYHLATPALAERVTAYHVARADAYDQRWSDHAPVVVDYTY, translated from the coding sequence ATGCCTCATCTGCGTATCGCCTCGGTCAATGTCAACGGGATCCGAGCGGCGGCTCGCAACGGCATGGCCTCCTGGCTCGACACCGCCGACGTCGACATCCTCACCCTGCAGGAGGTCCGCGGGCAGGACGAGCACCTCGAGGCCGCGCTCCCCGGATGGACGTTCGTGCACGACGAGGCGACGGCGAAGGGGCGGGCCGGCGTGGCGATCGCGAGCCGCATCCCTGCCCTCGCGGCGCGGACCGACTTCGGCGACCCGGGCTTCGACTCGAAGGGCCGCTGGATCGAAGCGGACTTCCTGATCGGCGATCGTCCTCTCACCGTCGTCAGCGCCTACGTCCACAGCGGCGAGGCCGACACCCCCAAGCAAGACGAGAAGTGGAAGTTCCTCGACGCCTTCGGCGTGCGTCTCGCCGAGCTCGGTGAGGGCGACCGTCCGCTCGCTCTCGTGACGGGCGATCTGAACGTCGGCCACCGCGAGCTCGACATCAAGAACTGGCGAGGCAACCGCAAGAAGGCGGGCTTCCTCCCCCGCGAGCGCGCGTATTTCGACCGCTTCCTCGGCGCGGTGGGCGAAACCGTCGAAGGTGTCGACGGCACCATCGGCGAGGGCCTCGGCTGGGTCGACGTCGGGCGCACCTTCCACGGAGAGGTCGAGGGCCCCTACACGTGGTGGTCGATGCGCGGGCAGGCCTTCGACAACGATTCAGGGTGGCGGATCGACTACCACCTGGCCACCCCTGCCCTCGCCGAACGGGTCACCGCCTACCACGTGGCCCGAGCCGACGCCTACGACCAGCGCTGGAGCGACCACGCACCCGTCGTGGTCGACTACACGTACTGA
- a CDS encoding BMP family lipoprotein: MTISTTKKLLGATVAAGVIFSLAGCGQAPTESGGDAGGDAASDFLPCLVSDAGGWNDKSFNQSAKEGMDKAADELGVKPLEFESANDNDYAPNLETAVSEGCSLIVSVGFKLSAATVESALANPKINYAIIDDYADTDFDGTTDAPNIKPLVFDTAQAAYLGGYAAAGWSAQAGVNKVGTFGGMQIPSVAVFMDGFQLGVEKYNEDKSGAVEVFGWDNVSQKGSFTGGFDANDTAKQTAQGVLDQGVDVILPVGGPIYQSAAAAIKDSGKDTLMVGVDSDLAVADESVADVTLFSIMKAIDVAVQDATIAASKGDFDPAPYVGTLENEGVKLSGFGSFEGDLPDGLLDEIAALQEQIISGDITVESPNSP, encoded by the coding sequence TTGACCATCTCCACCACCAAGAAGCTGCTGGGCGCAACCGTCGCCGCTGGCGTCATCTTCTCTCTCGCCGGCTGCGGCCAGGCTCCCACCGAATCCGGTGGAGATGCGGGCGGAGACGCAGCATCCGACTTCCTGCCCTGCCTCGTCTCCGACGCCGGCGGGTGGAACGACAAGTCGTTCAACCAGTCCGCCAAGGAGGGCATGGACAAGGCAGCCGATGAGCTCGGCGTCAAGCCGCTCGAGTTCGAGTCGGCCAACGACAACGACTACGCACCCAACCTCGAGACCGCTGTCTCCGAGGGCTGCTCGCTCATCGTCTCGGTCGGCTTCAAGCTGTCCGCCGCGACCGTCGAGTCCGCGCTGGCGAACCCGAAGATCAACTACGCGATCATCGACGACTACGCCGACACCGACTTCGACGGCACCACGGATGCTCCGAACATCAAGCCCCTCGTCTTCGACACCGCTCAGGCCGCCTACCTCGGCGGGTACGCCGCCGCAGGCTGGTCCGCTCAGGCCGGTGTGAACAAGGTCGGCACGTTCGGCGGAATGCAGATCCCGTCGGTCGCCGTGTTCATGGACGGCTTCCAGCTGGGTGTCGAGAAGTACAACGAGGACAAGTCCGGCGCCGTCGAGGTCTTCGGCTGGGACAACGTGTCGCAGAAGGGCTCGTTCACCGGTGGCTTCGACGCCAACGACACGGCCAAGCAGACCGCGCAGGGCGTGCTCGACCAGGGCGTCGACGTCATCCTCCCCGTCGGTGGACCCATCTACCAGAGCGCCGCTGCGGCGATCAAGGACAGCGGCAAGGACACGCTCATGGTCGGCGTCGACAGCGACCTCGCGGTCGCCGACGAGTCGGTGGCCGACGTCACCCTCTTCTCGATCATGAAGGCGATCGACGTCGCCGTGCAGGACGCCACGATCGCCGCCTCCAAGGGCGACTTCGACCCGGCGCCCTACGTGGGCACGCTCGAGAACGAGGGTGTGAAGCTCTCGGGCTTCGGCTCGTTCGAGGGCGACCTGCCCGACGGCCTGCTCGACGAGATCGCAGCGCTGCAGGAGCAGATCATCTCCGGCGACATCACGGTGGAGTCCCCGAACTCCCCGTAA
- a CDS encoding ABC transporter ATP-binding protein, protein MKLELRGITKRFGTLVANDHIDLVVEPGQIHALLGENGAGKSTLMNVLYGLYQADEGDILLDDVVQRFRGPGDAMNAGIGMVHQHFMLVPVFTVAENVMLGHEQTKGVGTLDIAKAREHVRAVAARFGFDIDPDAVVGDLPVGVQQRVEIIKALSRDAKVLVFDEPTAVLTPQETDELMAIMRQLRDEGTAIVFITHKLREVREVADTITIVRLGRIVGEASPTATNGELASLMVGRAVELTVKKDAPRLGEGGLAVSGLRVLTAAGAIVVDGVDFTVRPGEVLAVAGVQGNGQTELVEAIVGLAPRVEGSITLDGTELVGRSVRAILDAGVGFVPEDRTEDGLVAGFTVAENLILDRSADPEFSRGGTLRRAALDEFAHERIKEYDIRAQGPHTPAGTLSGGNQQKVVIAREMSRELRLLVAAQPTRGVDVGSIEFIHKRIIETRDAGIPVVVVSTELDEVAALADRIAVMYRGTIVGIVPGDTPRETLGLMMAGAAEGEVAA, encoded by the coding sequence ATGAAGCTCGAACTTCGCGGGATCACCAAGAGATTCGGCACCCTCGTGGCCAACGACCACATCGACCTGGTCGTGGAGCCCGGGCAGATCCACGCGCTGCTCGGCGAGAACGGCGCGGGCAAGTCCACGCTGATGAACGTGCTCTACGGCCTGTACCAGGCCGATGAGGGCGACATCCTCCTCGACGACGTGGTGCAGCGTTTCCGCGGCCCCGGCGATGCGATGAACGCCGGCATCGGCATGGTGCACCAGCACTTCATGCTCGTGCCCGTCTTCACCGTCGCCGAGAACGTGATGCTGGGCCACGAGCAGACCAAGGGCGTCGGCACCCTCGACATCGCCAAGGCCCGTGAGCACGTGCGCGCGGTCGCCGCTCGCTTCGGCTTCGACATCGACCCCGACGCCGTCGTCGGCGATCTCCCCGTCGGCGTGCAGCAGCGGGTCGAGATCATCAAGGCGCTGTCGCGCGACGCCAAGGTGCTCGTGTTCGATGAGCCCACCGCCGTGCTCACCCCTCAGGAGACCGACGAGCTGATGGCCATCATGCGCCAGCTCCGCGACGAGGGAACCGCGATCGTCTTCATCACCCACAAGCTCCGAGAGGTCCGCGAGGTGGCGGACACCATCACCATCGTGCGCCTCGGGCGCATCGTGGGCGAAGCATCGCCCACGGCCACCAACGGCGAACTGGCATCGCTCATGGTCGGCCGCGCGGTTGAGCTCACCGTGAAGAAGGATGCTCCGCGTCTCGGCGAGGGCGGTCTGGCGGTCTCGGGCCTGCGCGTGCTCACCGCCGCGGGGGCCATCGTCGTCGACGGCGTCGACTTCACGGTGCGTCCCGGCGAAGTGCTCGCCGTCGCCGGTGTGCAGGGCAACGGGCAGACCGAGCTCGTCGAGGCCATCGTCGGCCTCGCACCGCGTGTCGAAGGTTCGATCACTCTCGACGGCACCGAACTCGTCGGCAGGAGCGTGCGGGCCATCCTCGACGCCGGTGTCGGCTTCGTCCCCGAGGACCGCACGGAGGACGGCCTGGTCGCCGGCTTCACCGTCGCCGAGAACCTGATCCTCGATCGCTCCGCCGACCCCGAGTTCAGCCGCGGCGGCACTCTGCGTCGTGCGGCGCTCGACGAATTCGCCCATGAGCGCATCAAGGAGTACGACATCCGCGCGCAGGGTCCGCACACCCCGGCGGGCACCCTCTCGGGCGGAAACCAGCAGAAGGTCGTGATCGCGCGCGAGATGAGCCGCGAGCTGCGTCTTCTCGTCGCCGCTCAGCCGACGCGAGGCGTCGACGTGGGATCGATCGAGTTCATCCACAAGCGCATCATCGAGACGCGCGACGCGGGGATCCCCGTGGTCGTGGTCTCGACAGAGCTCGACGAGGTCGCGGCTCTCGCCGACCGCATCGCGGTCATGTACCGGGGCACCATCGTCGGGATCGTCCCCGGCGACACGCCCCGGGAGACTCTGGGACTGATGATGGCGGGCGCCGCCGAAGGAGAGGTGGCCGCATGA
- the sdhA gene encoding succinate dehydrogenase flavoprotein subunit, producing the protein MTTETQASVVRDGVHYHQFDIVIVGAGGAGMRAAIEAGSGANTAVISKLYPTRSHTGAAQGGMAAALANVEEDSWEWHTFDTVKGGDYLVDQDAAEILAKEAIDAVIDLENMGLPFNRTPEGKIDQRRFGGHTAEHGKTPVRRACYAADRTGHMILQTLFQNCVKLGINFFNEFYVLDLLTVKDADGKTQVSGVVAYDLSTGELHVFQAKAVIFATGGFGKIFKTTSNAHTLTGDGVGIVWRKGLPLEDLEFFQFHPTGLAGLGILLTEGARGEGAILRNASGERFMERYAPTIKDLAPRDIVARCMVQEVAEGRGAGPHKDYVLLDCTHLGAEVLETKLPDITEFARTYLGVDPVVEPVPVMPTAHYAMGGIPTNNNGEVLADNDTVVPGLYAAGECACVSVHGANRLGTNSLLDINVFGKRSGRNAVEYVKTAEFVPLPENPAAFVSDMLEGLRNNQGTERIAVLRKTLQDEMDKGAQVFRTHESLQHVLGVIADLRDRYRNIHVDDKGKRFNTDLLEAVELGFLLDIAEVVVYAAQNREESRGGHMRDDFPQRDDENYMQHTMAYLTGDAHSSDPGDHIKLDWKPVVFTKNEQGELNYPPMERKY; encoded by the coding sequence GTGACTACAGAGACCCAGGCTTCCGTCGTGCGCGACGGAGTGCACTACCACCAGTTCGACATCGTGATCGTGGGCGCCGGCGGCGCCGGCATGCGCGCGGCGATCGAGGCGGGCTCCGGCGCGAACACCGCCGTCATCTCCAAGCTCTACCCGACGCGTTCGCACACCGGCGCGGCACAGGGCGGCATGGCGGCAGCCCTCGCGAACGTCGAGGAGGACAGCTGGGAGTGGCACACCTTCGACACGGTCAAGGGCGGCGACTACCTCGTCGACCAGGATGCTGCGGAGATCCTCGCCAAGGAGGCCATCGACGCGGTCATCGACCTCGAGAACATGGGTCTCCCCTTCAACCGCACGCCCGAGGGCAAGATCGATCAGCGCCGATTCGGCGGCCACACCGCCGAGCACGGCAAGACCCCGGTGCGTCGGGCCTGCTACGCCGCGGACCGCACGGGTCACATGATCCTGCAGACGCTCTTCCAGAACTGCGTCAAGCTGGGCATCAACTTCTTCAACGAGTTCTACGTCCTCGACCTGCTGACGGTGAAGGATGCCGACGGCAAGACGCAGGTCTCGGGCGTCGTGGCGTACGACCTGTCGACGGGCGAGCTGCACGTCTTCCAGGCCAAGGCCGTGATCTTCGCGACGGGCGGTTTCGGCAAGATCTTCAAGACCACCTCGAACGCGCACACCCTCACCGGCGACGGCGTCGGCATCGTCTGGCGCAAGGGTCTCCCCCTCGAGGACCTCGAGTTCTTCCAGTTCCACCCGACCGGTCTCGCCGGGCTCGGCATCCTCCTCACCGAGGGCGCCCGTGGTGAGGGCGCGATCCTGCGCAACGCCTCGGGCGAGCGCTTCATGGAGCGCTACGCCCCGACCATCAAGGACCTCGCGCCGCGTGACATCGTCGCCCGGTGCATGGTCCAGGAGGTCGCAGAAGGACGTGGCGCCGGTCCCCACAAGGACTACGTGCTGCTGGACTGCACCCACCTCGGCGCCGAGGTCCTCGAGACCAAGCTCCCCGACATCACCGAGTTCGCCCGCACCTACCTCGGCGTCGATCCGGTCGTCGAGCCCGTGCCGGTGATGCCGACCGCTCACTACGCGATGGGCGGGATCCCGACGAACAACAACGGCGAGGTCCTCGCCGACAACGACACCGTCGTCCCCGGTCTGTACGCGGCCGGCGAGTGCGCCTGCGTCTCGGTGCACGGGGCCAACCGTCTCGGCACCAACTCGCTGCTCGACATCAACGTGTTCGGCAAGCGCTCAGGGCGCAACGCGGTCGAGTACGTCAAGACCGCCGAATTCGTGCCGCTTCCCGAGAACCCTGCGGCCTTCGTCTCGGACATGCTCGAGGGGCTGCGCAACAACCAGGGCACCGAGCGCATCGCCGTGCTGCGCAAGACGCTGCAGGACGAGATGGACAAGGGTGCGCAGGTGTTCCGCACGCACGAGTCCCTGCAGCACGTGCTCGGCGTCATCGCCGACCTGCGCGACCGCTACCGGAACATCCACGTCGACGACAAGGGCAAGCGCTTCAACACCGACCTGCTCGAGGCCGTCGAGCTGGGCTTCCTGCTCGACATCGCCGAGGTCGTCGTCTACGCCGCGCAGAACCGCGAGGAGAGCCGTGGCGGCCACATGCGCGACGACTTCCCCCAGCGCGATGACGAGAACTACATGCAGCACACCATGGCCTATCTCACGGGCGATGCGCACTCGTCCGACCCGGGCGATCACATCAAGCTCGACTGGAAGCCCGTCGTGTTCACGAAGAACGAGCAGGGCGAGTTGAACTACCCGCCGATGGAGAGGAAGTACTGA
- a CDS encoding mannose-1-phosphate guanylyltransferase codes for MSQPIPNFYAVIPAGGIGSRLWPLSRADAPKFLHDLTGSGHSLLRDTWDRLEPLAGTDRIAVVTGRAHRAAVEAELPGIQDLNVFLESEPRESAAAIGLAAAILHRRDPDVIIGSFSADHVIRSTRVFEFAVRDAVEVAREGYICTIGIAPTEPAIGFGYIKKGPELVVEGAREAALVESFVEKPDLETAKAYFADRDYLWNAGMFIAKASVLLEELAENEPALYSGLLELAEAWDDRERRGPAVDRIWPRLKKIAIDYAVAEPAARRGRLAVVPGHFDWDDVGDFASLTKLINNGRKNDLAVLGPRARVLSDAASGILVSQTSRVISLIGVKDIVVVDTPDALLVTTVEHAQRVKGVVESLKLTGRGDVL; via the coding sequence GTGAGCCAACCGATTCCGAACTTCTATGCCGTCATCCCCGCGGGCGGCATCGGCAGCCGTCTGTGGCCGCTGTCGCGCGCGGACGCCCCGAAGTTCCTGCACGACCTCACCGGGTCGGGGCATTCGCTGCTCCGCGACACCTGGGACCGGCTGGAGCCGCTGGCCGGAACCGACCGCATCGCCGTCGTCACCGGCCGTGCGCATCGGGCCGCGGTCGAGGCAGAGCTCCCCGGCATCCAGGACCTGAACGTCTTCCTCGAGTCCGAGCCCAGGGAGTCGGCGGCCGCGATCGGCCTCGCCGCCGCGATCCTCCACCGCCGCGACCCCGACGTCATCATCGGCTCCTTCAGTGCCGATCACGTGATCCGCAGCACGAGGGTCTTCGAGTTCGCCGTGCGAGACGCGGTCGAGGTCGCCCGCGAGGGGTACATCTGCACGATCGGCATCGCTCCGACCGAGCCCGCCATCGGGTTCGGGTACATCAAGAAGGGTCCCGAGCTCGTCGTGGAGGGAGCGCGCGAGGCCGCGCTCGTCGAGAGCTTCGTCGAGAAGCCCGACCTCGAGACGGCGAAGGCGTACTTCGCCGATCGTGACTACCTGTGGAACGCCGGCATGTTCATCGCGAAGGCGAGTGTGCTGCTCGAGGAGCTCGCCGAGAACGAGCCCGCCCTCTACTCCGGGCTGCTCGAGCTCGCCGAGGCGTGGGACGACCGCGAACGCCGGGGCCCCGCCGTCGACCGCATCTGGCCGAGGCTGAAGAAGATCGCCATCGACTACGCCGTCGCCGAGCCCGCCGCCCGTCGCGGCCGCCTCGCCGTCGTGCCCGGCCACTTCGACTGGGACGACGTGGGGGACTTCGCCTCGCTCACCAAGCTCATCAACAACGGCCGCAAGAACGACCTCGCCGTGCTCGGGCCCCGGGCCCGGGTGCTGTCGGACGCGGCCAGCGGGATCCTCGTCAGCCAGACCTCGCGAGTGATCAGCCTGATCGGCGTCAAGGACATCGTGGTGGTCGACACTCCCGATGCTCTGCTGGTCACCACCGTCGAGCACGCCCAGCGCGTGAAGGGCGTCGTCGAGTCGCTCAAGCTCACCGGTCGGGGCGACGTGCTCTGA
- the sdhC gene encoding succinate dehydrogenase, cytochrome b556 subunit produces MSTSARLTPSISETTSKTPRGTLYRGREGMWSWVLHRITGVAIFFFLLVHVLDTALIRVSPEAYNAVIGTYKNPIMALGEVVLVAGIVFHAMNGLRIIAVDFWSKGAKYQRQLFWGVLLVWGIIMAGFVPRHLMLAFAGFGGGH; encoded by the coding sequence GTGTCCACAAGCGCTCGCTTGACACCGTCGATTTCGGAAACCACTTCCAAGACGCCGCGCGGCACCCTCTACCGAGGTCGCGAAGGCATGTGGTCGTGGGTGCTTCACCGCATCACCGGAGTCGCCATCTTCTTCTTCCTGTTGGTGCATGTGCTCGACACAGCACTCATCAGGGTGTCGCCCGAGGCCTACAACGCGGTCATCGGCACATACAAGAACCCGATCATGGCCCTCGGCGAGGTCGTGCTGGTCGCGGGCATCGTGTTCCACGCGATGAACGGCCTGCGCATCATCGCGGTCGACTTCTGGTCGAAGGGCGCCAAGTACCAGCGCCAGCTCTTCTGGGGCGTGCTGCTGGTCTGGGGCATCATCATGGCGGGCTTCGTGCCGCGCCACCTCATGCTCGCGTTCGCCGGCTTCGGAGGAGGACACTGA